In one window of Astyanax mexicanus isolate ESR-SI-001 chromosome 18, AstMex3_surface, whole genome shotgun sequence DNA:
- the lrrc42 gene encoding leucine-rich repeat-containing protein 42, protein MYSDYGSVFVRERGELHCVNADAGQNLLSKPHRLFQRDFSVRLCTGSCEPISRQTTDHFIFTYNSQGSLCYTARPLLDISLHFIADHIEHVDSLVGFPEEMAHRLFVAAEEKQKFSDSSTSARALQVFSEAYGELMLKSLCLRDRGLLVSERLEEIQVFYQLESLDLYGCRLGDDHDIFRHITSEAFSRLVRLFLGDNCLSDKGLQRLTAPVRVMKKGLENLQQLDISRNPLTEKGLGYLMCLKNLRELDVSGTSVKSDACLRSLFSSRMGMVMSPEPLRIFSHCECRTEGWAEEVINQWERKASELRKKDSKLRTNALQFYGREKFVRENIHTKSEVQKIQNECTTIHFYKPDPHSTSQQTEHKKDTPSSQLTPQTGRKRRLCNEREEKEGLSPPAKRQPVRSFTADDLDLLNSY, encoded by the exons ATGTATAGTGATTATGGCAGTGTTTTTGTGAGGGAGAGAGGAGAGCTGcactgtgtaaatgctgatgCGGGTCAGAACCTCTTATCTAAACCCCACAGGCTGTTCCAGAGGGATTTCTCAGTCAGACTCTGTACTGGGAGCTGTGAACCCATCAGCAGACAGACCACTGACCACTTCATCTTCACCTATAACTCACAGGGCAGCCTGTGCTACACTGCCAGACCCCTGCTGGACATTTCCCTGCACTTTATAGCAGATCATATCGAGCATGTGGACTCTCTGGTGGGCTTTCCTGAGGAGATGGCCCACAGGCTGTTTGTAGCTGCTGAAGAGAAGCAGAAATTCTCAGACTCCTCCACTTCAGCCAGAGCTCTGCAGGTCTTCAGTGAGGCATATGGGGAGCTGATGTTAAAGTCACTGTGTCTGAGGGACAG GGGTCTTCTGGTGTCTGAGAGGTTGGAGGAGATTCAGGTGTTTTACCAACTGGAGAGTTTGGATCTGTACGGGTGTAGGTTGGGCGACGATCATGATATTTTCAGACACATCACTTCAGAGGCATTCAGCAG acttGTTCGTCTGTTTCTGGGGGATAACTGTTTGTCGGATAAAGGCCTCCAGAGACTGACCGCCCCAGTCAGAGTGATGAAGAAAGGGCTGGAAAACCTCCAGCAACTGGACATATCCA GAAATCCTCTTACAGAGAAAGGACTTGGATATCTGATGTGCCTCAAAAACCTAAGAGAGCTGGACGTTTCTGGAACGAGTGTGAAG TCTGATGCGTGTTTGAGGAGTTTGTTCAGCAGTAGGATGGGGATGGTGATGTCACCAGAACCGCTGAGGATTTTCTCTCACTGCGAATGCAGAACTGAGGGATGGGCTGAGGAG GTGATCAATCAGTGGGAAAGAAAAGCTTCAGAGTTGCGTAAGAAGGATTCTAAACTGAGAACCAACGCTCTGCAGTTCT ATGGAAGAGAAAAGTTTGTCCGagaaaatatacacacaaaaagtGAAGTCCAAAAAATCCAAAATGAGTGCACTACAATACACTTCTATAAGCCTGATCCTCACAGTACCTCACAACAAACTGAACACAAAAAAGACACTCCCAGCTCCCAGCTGACCCCACAGACGGGCAGGAAGAGGAGGCTCTGTAAcgaaagagaagaaaaggaagGATTGAGTCCTCCTGCAAAGCGCCAGCCTGTGCGTTCCTTCACAGCTGATGATTTGGATCTTCTGAACAGCTACTGA
- the tmem59 gene encoding transmembrane protein 59, with amino-acid sequence MAGFLGAALLGFIWAALLCCCSASADVFDGVLGSTASCHRTCRMTYSLHTYPREEELYACQRGCRLFSICQFVGDSENLNQTKSECDSACHEAYSQGDEQYACSLGCQSQLPFAEQRQEQLLAMMPRIHLLYPLTLVRGFWDDVMSQAHNFITSSWTFYLQADDGKVVVFQTAPHVQFVPPYDFQKEDLKEDMQSSYEGVNEPVYKDYHRDYIQERGVIMSRDHSSSQDEYNLFNCLSRNPWLPGWILTTTLVLSVLVLIWICCATVATAVDQYVPAEKLSIYGDMEFMKDQKLTPYPQSSLVIVSSVKEDEAGPLPPKVQLDRSDI; translated from the exons ATGGCGGGGTTTCTCGGCGCAGCGCTGCTGGGATTTATCTGGGCCgcgctgctgtgctgctgctcgGCGTCGGCCGACGTGTTTGACGGGGTTTTGGGCAGCACGGCCTCCTGCCACAGAACCTGCAGGATGACCTACAGCCTGCACACCTACCCGCGG GAGGAGGAGCTTTACGCCTGTCAGAGAGGCTGCAGACTCTTCTCCATCTGCCAGTTCGTTGGAGACAGCGAGAACCTCAATCAGACCAAATCCGAGTGTGATTCTG CGTGTCATGAGGCCTATAGTCAGGGAGATGAGCAGTACGCCTGCAGTCTGGGCTGTCAGAGTCAGCTTCCATTCGCTGAGCAGAGGCAGGAGCAG TTATTGGCCATGATGCCCCGGATTCACCTCCTGTACCCGCTGACTCTGGTGAGGGGCTTTTGGGATGATGTCATGAGCCAAGCCCACAACTTCATCACCTCATCCTGGACTTTCTACCTCCAGGCAGACGATGGCAAAGTCGTCGTTTTCCAG ACGGCTCCACACGTCCAGTTTGTTCCTCCGTATGACTTTCAGAAAGAGGACCTGAAAGAGGACATGCAGAGCTCAT ATGAAGGGGTGAATGAGCCTGTTTATAAAGACTACCACAGAGACTACATCCAGGAAAGAGGAGTGATCATGTCCAGAGATCATAGCAGCTCACAGGACGAGTACAACCTGTTCAACTGCCTGTCCAG GAACCCCTGGTTGCCTGGATGGATTTTGACGACCACTCTGGTTCTGTCTGTGCTGGTTCTGATCTGGATCTGCTGCGCCACAGTCGCCACTGCAGTGGACCAGTATGTTCCAGCTGAG AAACTGAGCATTTATGGAGATATGGAGTTCATGAAGGATCAGAAGTTGACCCCTTACCCACAGTCCTCTCTGGTGATCGTCAGCTCAGTGAAGGAGGACGAGGCCGGGCCGCTCCCACCCAAGGTTCAGCTGGACCGCTCTGATATTTAA